In Pseudomonas flavescens, the sequence AGAGACGCAAAGTCAGTGCCCTGATACGCAGCGTTGCGGTACTCAATTCGTTCAACGCCAGCGTGGAGGGAAACCACTTCGATTCGATGGCATCGGACATGCTGTCCATGCGCTTCATCTGCCCCAGGGTAGTAACCCCCAGAACCACCACGAGAATCGCCAGCGCGGCGAAAGACAGACCCGCGCGCAACCCGATTTTCACATTCCTGAACGACATCTCACCTGCTCCTGGATCACTAAATATTCTGCTCAGGCGCACGTCGCCGGGCCTGGAGGGCATATCAATTACGTGCAGTTGAGGCCTGCTCGCGCGGTCATCTCAAGGCGATGACGCAAGGCTCCTCGAGGCCATCGATCAGCGCCTTCGGCCGGGCAAAGAGAAACCCTTGCACCCACTGCGCATCGCACTCCTGGGCGATCGCCAGGTCTTCGACCGTCTCGATGCCCTCGACTACGACATGGGCGGCCAGGGTGCTGCACAGGCCGATCAGGTGCTTCAGGGTCTTGACGTGCAGGGGTGACTGCCGAGCCCGACGTATGTAGCCCTGATCGATCTTGATCAGATCGGGCTGCCCTTGCTGAATGAAGGTGAGGGTCGCGAAGCCGGACCCGAAGTCATCGATCGCCACGTGGCAACCGGTGCTTCTCAATTGATGGACGAATTCGATCGCCTTTTCATGACTGGGCTGCGCCGAACTTTCGGTTATCTCGATGACCAACCGTCGCGCCAGGTCAGCATCGTCCGCGAGCTGCTGCAGCACGCGTTCCCAGTGTGGGTCCAGCCTGGTGCTCTGCGCCGATATATTGCAGCCCAGGGTCATGCGCGGGTGACGCTGCAGCAGTGCGATCACGCGGCTGACCACGCAGCGATCGAGCTGCCTGATCGACTGCAGGCGCTCCAGAACGGCGAACGGGTTGAAACCAAGCGGTTCACCCGTGCTGCGCAGCAGCCCCTCGTGATAGAGCACGCGCTGCGCATTCGCGAGTGACACCACAGGCTGAAACGCGAGGTGAAAGAGGCCCTGCCGCAACTGCCCGTAAAAATGGCGGGCTCGAGCCTCATCGGTGGAAGCAACGGCAGTGACGGCAGCAGGCGTCTGCGCCAGGTGGATCATTGGGCTACCCGAAAATAGTTCTGCATTACACGACATTCCATATGCTGCCCCTGCGCACCTCGTCACTCGCTCGATGCATGCCCCGTGATACAGAGACGGCCCGTGAAGTCGAGCCTGGCATGGACCAGAAAACCCAGGATCGAGATGACGCGCCGCCACACCGGGACTGCGCTTGCGCCAGCTCGGGTCTGCAACGTGTTCACGAAACGCTTTATTGGTTTTATGGATCGAGGATGGAGATCAACACCGACTGACGACCAAGGCGCGGTCATATCGGCTTGTCGCAAAAAGACTGAGATAGGCTGGAGGGATGTTTATAAGCACGCTTATGTTTACATCGCCGCACAGACTCGAATAGTGTTCCCGCGCACCTGTTTCTTGTCCGCGCGCGCCACGGGCAGTCTTCATCTGCTTCGTCCCCAAAATCGCCCGCGACTCAGGAAACGCCGATGTACACGATGACGAGTACCTGCTTCCAGGTGATGGCCAAGACCTTGCTCGAACAAGGTATCGACCCGAGCAAGCTGGATCACCAACTGGTCGTTGCACTGAGCCGCGGCGCGCCGATCAGGCTGGTTCAGGTCTATGGCCTGTTTTCCCAGGCGACCGAACAGGCGAACAACCCGGATATCGGCCTCGCGACCTACGTCCATGCTCACCCGAGCATTCTTGGCGCGCAGTGCTACTCGATCATGTCCAGCCCGACCCTGGGCTGCGCGCTCAAACTGCTGGCGGACTTCCACCCACTGACCAGCAATGGCTCGCACATCCTTCTCGAACAAGGACACGGCACCTTGAAGCTGGTTGGCCTGGAAGTGGGCACGGCCCCGACGCCGGCCCCACGCGCCTTCATCGATGCCGGCGCGGCGTTGACCCTTGGCCTGATCCACTGGCTGACGCCCCACGAAAAGCCCATGCCGCTGGCAGCGGAGTTCACCTACCCCCAGCCAGAGAACACCGAACGCCTGCAGCAGCTGTTCGGCGAGAACCTGCGCTTCTCGGCGCCACACAATAGCCTGACGTTCCACGAGAAAATCAGCGACTACACCCTGCCGACGGCAGATGAAGCACTGCACGTCATGCATCAGGAATACGCCCAGGCGCGTCTCGACGACATGGTCAACGGCTCCATCGCCGCCCGCGTGGTAAGGCTATTGGTGGAGCAACTCACCCAGGGGCTCAACCCAAGCCTGAGCGAGATCGCCGACACCTTGAGCATGAGCAAACGCAGCCTGCAGCATGCGCTGGAGCGTGAGACGGTGAGTTTCACCCAGCTGTTGGAGGAGTCACGCCTGAAGCTGGCGCACAATTTTCTGCGCAACTCCAACCGCAGCCTCAAGTACATCTCGGCCACCCTGGGCTTTCGCGATCAGAGCAGCTTTCACAAGGCGAGCATGCGCTGGTTCGGCATGCCGCCGAGCCAGTACCGAAATCGTCAGGAAGAGTGCTGAGCAGGGACGCTGCCCAGCACCTCTGAGCCGACTCAGAACGCCTTATCCAGCTCGATGACCAAGGCCCGATAGCCCACGTTGCCCGGCTGGCGGCTGGTGATCTGGTATTCGGCCAGAACGTCCTGGGTACCGTATTTCACTTCGCTGAGCACCGGGCGGGTAAGCTTCTCCTTGGTGAGATAGCTCACCGAAGCCGAGTAGATCAGTTGCGTGTCAGTGTCGGCGAGGTACTCCACCACCGAGGTGATTGGGCTGTACCAGTCGTCACCGCGCTCCTTGCCATACTCCCAGACCTGCTCGACGGTGCCCTTGGCTTCATCGATGCGGTACTCCACCGCGCGGCTGTAATTGCCTTCCAGACGCGTCGGCGCGAAGTCGCGGCCCCAGCCATTGTCGAACACGGTCAACGTGCCTTTGCCGCTGAGCCACGCGGTGTGCTGGGTCCACGACCAGTCGAAACCGTCGGCGTAGCGCCCCTGTTCATCACGCGCCAGCGGCTCGCCCCGGGCATTCACGGGGGTCAACAGCTTGCCCTGCAACTCGCTGCGCCAGCCCTGGGGCGCGGCGAGGATCCACTTCACCTGCTTGTCGCGGCCGATCTTCACCACCCCTTGGTGACGCGCCGAAACGATGATGCCGTCGTCCACCGGGTCATGGGCAATGGAGTTGACGTGCGCCCAGTTGCGCCCGATACCGACGCCCGGTACATCGCCGAACGGCAGGTTGTCGCCTTCCTGCGCCTCGTTGTCGGCGAGGCTGTCACCCTTGCTCGCGCCCTCCGGCAGAAACACCGCAGCCTTGCCGAGGGTATGCAGGAGTTCGGCACGATAAGGGTCGAGAATGCGCCCCAGATCCCAG encodes:
- a CDS encoding EAL domain-containing protein, with the protein product MIHLAQTPAAVTAVASTDEARARHFYGQLRQGLFHLAFQPVVSLANAQRVLYHEGLLRSTGEPLGFNPFAVLERLQSIRQLDRCVVSRVIALLQRHPRMTLGCNISAQSTRLDPHWERVLQQLADDADLARRLVIEITESSAQPSHEKAIEFVHQLRSTGCHVAIDDFGSGFATLTFIQQGQPDLIKIDQGYIRRARQSPLHVKTLKHLIGLCSTLAAHVVVEGIETVEDLAIAQECDAQWVQGFLFARPKALIDGLEEPCVIALR
- a CDS encoding AraC family transcriptional regulator; its protein translation is MYTMTSTCFQVMAKTLLEQGIDPSKLDHQLVVALSRGAPIRLVQVYGLFSQATEQANNPDIGLATYVHAHPSILGAQCYSIMSSPTLGCALKLLADFHPLTSNGSHILLEQGHGTLKLVGLEVGTAPTPAPRAFIDAGAALTLGLIHWLTPHEKPMPLAAEFTYPQPENTERLQQLFGENLRFSAPHNSLTFHEKISDYTLPTADEALHVMHQEYAQARLDDMVNGSIAARVVRLLVEQLTQGLNPSLSEIADTLSMSKRSLQHALERETVSFTQLLEESRLKLAHNFLRNSNRSLKYISATLGFRDQSSFHKASMRWFGMPPSQYRNRQEEC